CGGAGAGGCTTCACGTGGAGAAGGGCATCCTGGGGATGGCCATCGGTATGATGTTCCTCTTCGCGGCTTTAGCCGAAGGGTGGTTTGCAGCGGCCATCGAAGGCGCCTTCATGATGGGCCTCATACTCTCGAAGCTCCCTGAAGGTAAGCGCATTATGGAAGATGTCCGTGCGATAGGCTACGGCCTCCTGATTCCGTTCTTCTTCGTCCACACTGGAGCTATGCTCAACCTTAAGGTCTTCGAGCACGGCGATGCAATAACCCTCGCGGCAGTTCTATCGGTCATAGCCATAGTCGGAAAGATCGTCGGCAGGGGCTTTGGAGCGTGGATAACGGCATGGGGCAGGGGAAGGGACTTCCTCTTCACGCGGGAGAACTTCTGGATGTCGCTCCAGATGGGCATAGGCTCCGTTCCAAGGACTGAAGTAGCGCTCGTTAACCTCATGGTGGCAATCCACGGCGGGGCAATACCCTCAACTGACGCTCCGAAGTTTATAGCGGCCACGCTGATATTCATCACGGTCTCAGTGCTGATAACGCCGCCGCTCCTCAAATGGGCTTTCAAGGCAGAGATAGAGAAGGCGAAGGCGGAGAAGGCCGCTCAGAAGGTCGGGAGAATACAGGAAACAAAGGAGAAGATAAAGGAGCTGAAAGGCTCTGAGTGAGCCTCTCCCTTTTTCATCCAAAGAAAGCACCCATCATGTCCATCTGTTCTTCGCTCATTCCCTTTACCTTGAACTCGGGCATCTCGGGAAGGAGCTTCTCGTATTCCTCCTTTGTTATCTCCCTAGCTTCGCCGTTCTCGACGAGATAGAAGATACCGTAGTCGGGGTCGCGGTAGGCAACCAGGAACTTCTCGACCTCTATGTCGTCGAAGTTCACGAATATGACGTTTCCACCGGTGTAGGGCTTCTTGCACTTGAATGGGAAGCTCGATGAGTTAAGCATGGCATCGCCGAGGGCCTGGTTGGCCTTCTCACCGTTTATCTCGGTCCAGAAGGGTCTGCCCTCGAAGTCCCCTTCCACCACGATGAGGAACTTTCCGCCGTCCAGTTCGAGAACAGGGGCGCCTTTCTCCTGGAGTATCTTAAAGAGCTCGCCTATCGTCTCGGCTTCTCTGAGTGCAGCTACAAATCCTTCAACTTTCACAGTCTTCACCAAAACCAGTTGGGGCGGTGGGTATAAAAGCTTAAGCCCCAACATCGGTAGGATACTATGGCAACCTCAAACGGTCGCTACATCAAGAAGTGGGCAACGGTGCTTGGGTTCTCGCTGATGGCGGGGGTAGTTGGGGGACTCGGTGCCGTCCTCTTCAGAGTTCTGATAGCCTGGACTCATGATTTCTTCTTCGGTAAGATTCTGCCCGTAGTCTCCTACCAGGTAGGCGAGCTAAACCTGGGCTATGCTCTTCTTCCAGCTTTGGGTGCGCTCATTGTTGCCTTCATCATTGTTGAATTTCCTGACATAAGGGGAAACGGAATACCGGAGGTCATCGAGGCGGTCATCTTCAAGGGAGGCAACATACCGGGCCGTTTCGCAGTAGCAAAAATAGTTGCCACAGCCATAACCATTGGTTCTGGAGGAAGTGTGGGCAGGGAAGGGCCGATAGGCTTCATAGGTGCGGCATTGACTTCGATCCTCGCGAGGTGGTTCAACCTTTCAAAGGAGATGAAGAAGCTCCTCGTAACCTGTGGATTGGCCGCTGGAATAGCGGGAACCTTCAACACCCCGCTCGCTGGAGCGATGTTCGCCCTTGAGGTTGTTTATATGGGGGCCTTCTCCGTTAACTTAGTCCCAATCTTCATCTCCTCTGTTACTGGAAACGCCATCACACTCGCCATACTCAAGAGGGCCTTTGAGGTCGAAATCCCCGGAAACCTCGGGCATACCCTCCTCGAGCTTCCCTTTTTCTTCCTGCTGGGTATAATCCTCGGAGTTCTCGCGGCTTTCTACGCCAGGTTCATCTACCGCGTCTTCAACGCCTTTGAGGACCTGAGGATCAACCCGCTTTTAAAGCCGGTAATCGGCGGCCTTGGAGTTGGTTTTCTCGGGATGTTCTTCCCAACGTATGGGATATTTGGAATAGGCTATGAGGGAATGGAGCTGGCCTTCTACGGAAAGCTCACCCTCGGGCTCCTGCTTACCCTTGGGGTGGTTAAGATGCTCGCAACGGCACTGACCGTTGGCTCTGGAAACAGCGGAGGCGTCTTCGCACCGAGCCTCTACATAGGGACGATGTTCGGGGTGGCCTTCGGGATTCTTGTGGGAATGGCTTTTCCCTCCCTTGCCCCAAACCTAACTGTTTATGCCCTCGCTGGAATGGCGGCCTTCTTCAGCGGGATGACGCAGGCCCCGATAACGCAGATACTCATGGTAACCGAACTGACGAGGAGCTATGCTGTTCTGCCGGCAGTTATGACATCAGCAACGATGGGCTTCCTGACGGCGAGGTTCTTCCTCAACGGCGAGTCCATATACACCCTCAAGCTCCTGAGAAAGGGCTACCGTGTCAGGACTGGAAGACCCGTGGTTCTTGAGACAATCTCAGTTGGGGAAATAATGAGCAGAGACCCCGTCTATGTAACAAAGGACATGACCCTCTTCGACGTTGAGCATCTAATTGGTGAAACCGCCCACGACTGCTTTCCTGTGGTTGATGAGAACCTCAACGTCGTAGGCATAATAGGTATCAAGGACATCCTGAAGAAGCCATCATCCGTGAAAAGGCTGAAGGTTGAGAGGTTCTTAAACAGAGCCTACGCCGTTACCTATCCAACCGAAACGGCCGAGGCGGCATTCGAAAAGCTGATGGCCTACGACCAGAACCTTCTCCCCGTTGTTGAGAGTCCTACCAACAGGAGACTCGTGGGGGTTGTTACCAAAAGGGACATATACCGCGCCTACTACCGCGGCCTTGAGGGGATGTACATAGACTGAGGTGATCTTTATGATAGTTGATGCCGACCTGCACATTCATTCGCGCTACTCAAAGGCTGTCTCCAAGGCAATGACTATTCCAAATCTGGCCGAAAACGCCCGCTTCAAGGGGCTTGAAATGGTTGGCACGGGAGACATCCTCAACCCAAACTGGGAGAAAGAGCTTCTCAAATACACAAAAAAGGTAGACGAGGGGACCTACGAGAGAAACGGCATCAGGTTCCTCCTCACGACCGAGGTTGAAGATACCCGAAGGGTTCACCACGTCCTTATTTTCCCGAACATCGAAACCGTCCGCGAGATGAGGGAGAGGCTTAAGCCTTATTCTTCCGACATCGAGAGCGAGGGAAGACCACATCTCACTCTTTCGGCTGCCGAAATAGCGGACATTGCCAACGAGCTCGACGTTCTCATAGGCCCAGCTCACGCATTTACACCTTGGACAAGCCTCTACAAGGAGTATGATTCACTTAAGGAAGCCTACAATGGAGCGAAAATTCACTTCCTCGAGCTTGGCCTCTCGGCTGACAGCGAGATGGCAGATATGATAAAGGCCCACCACAAACTTACATACCTCAGCAACAGCGACGCCCACTCACCGATGCCCCACCGGCTTGGAAGGGAGTTCAACCGCTTTGAGGTTAATGAAGCTACCTTCGAAGAAATCCGGAAGGCCATACTGAAGCGCGGGAGAAAGATCGTCCTCAACGCAGGTCTCGACCCGAGGCTCGGCAAGTACCACCTTACCGCATGCTCTCGCTGTTACACCAAGTACTCCCTCGAAGAGGCCAAAGCCTTCCGCTGGAAGTGCCCAAAGTGCGGCGGGAGAATAAAGAAGGGCGTGAGGGACAGAATCCTTGAGCTTGCAGACACTACCGAGAGGCCGAAGGACAGACCGCCCTACCTGCACCTCGCCCCCCTCGCCGAGATAATAGCGATGGTTCTCGGCAAAGGAGTCGAGACCAAAGCTGTAAGGCTTGTCTGGGAGAGATTTCTGCGGGAGTTCGGAAGCGAGATAAGGGTTCTTGTTGACGTTCCCGTCGAGGAGCTGGCAAAGGTTCACGAGGAGGTAGCCAAGGCAGTCTGGGCATACAGAAAGGGCAAGCTCATCGTTATCTCCGGCGGAGGGGGCAAGTACGGCGAGATCAAGTTGCCAGATGAGGTAAGGAATGCGAGAATTGAAGACCTAGAGACCATCGAGGTTGAAGTTCCCAACGTTGAGGAAAAGCCCAAGCAGAGGAGCATAACCGAATTCCTCCGAAAGTCAAATAAGTAAGAAAGTTGGAATTTCTTACGGTGATACTCATGGAGGTCGTGAAAGTCTCCTCGAAGGGTCAGATCGTGATACCGAAGAGCCTCAGAGAAAAGCTGGGTATAAAGGAGGGGGAGTATCTGCTAATCTTCTCCAGAGGGGACGTTATAGTGATGAAAAAACTTAATATCGACGTCGAGGAGATCCTCAAAGAAGGAGAAGAAGCGGCAAAATCCCTTGGAGTTTCAGAGGAGGACGTTGCCAAAGCAGTAAGGAAAGTGAGGTATGGGGAATGAGGGTTCTGCTCGACACAAATGTTCTCATTTCTGCCTACTTCTGGCACGGTAACGAACGGCGGCTCCTCTGGGAATGCCTTGTGGGACTCCACGAGAACGTCATCTCAGATTATATAGAGGATGAAATTAGAAGAGTCCTTACTGGAAAATTTGGGATTTCTCCTGATAAGGTCGACAGATACCTCTTGCTCTTGGAAGAGTTCTCGATCAAAGTGCAAACAGGAAAAATTCCGCCTATTTCGCGGGATCCAAAAGACAATCCAATAATCGCTGCAGCAGTTTCGGGAAAAGTTGAAGCACTGGTAACTGGAGATAAAGACCTCCTCAGCCTTCGAGACGGTGAAAAGCTTTTCTGCCACATGGGGTTCTGTTTTATGGTCTTAACACCCTCGGAGGCGATATCATGCGGGAGTCAGAAATAATCGAGCTCTTCCTCAAGCACCTGAAAAGGCATGGTGAGCTCCCCCTTGGAGACGATGCCGGCGCACTAAAGATAGGAGACGAGTGGCTCGTTGCCACGAACGACATGCTCGTCAGGAAAACAGATGTTCCAGACATAATGACTCCAGAGCAGGTTGGGTTCAAAGCCGTGACAATGAACGTGAGCGACGTTGCAGCTATGGGGGCGGAACCCATCGGTTTTCTATTTTCGCTTGGACTCCCGGAGGGGTTGGATGAGGACTACATTGAGGGAATTGCCCGGGGCATAGGAGAGGCCCTCGACTACTATAAAATCCCCGTTCTAAGTGCAGACACCAATGAGGCGGATGACCTGATAATAGACGGCATTGCCCTTGGAAAAACCAAAAGGCTGTTAACCAGGTCGGGTGCAAAGCCCGG
This sequence is a window from Thermococcus kodakarensis KOD1. Protein-coding genes within it:
- a CDS encoding cation:proton antiporter; the encoded protein is MEGVAWLLATIGIALILAKIGDSIIERFELPGVLGELIMGMILGNLVYFGYVAPDYLPIVSGMGYESVLNQIAEFLAKLGIIFLLFLGALDADIEQLKKTGLTATVSTVLGVFVPLVLGWWALMAMGYPSREAFAGGVLLTATSIGLTVRVMMDLGVLRSEVGAASLSASVMDDFLGIALIIFAVGTGSLFELSIKIVAFFIITGVLGWYFIDHYIRFAERLHVEKGILGMAIGMMFLFAALAEGWFAAAIEGAFMMGLILSKLPEGKRIMEDVRAIGYGLLIPFFFVHTGAMLNLKVFEHGDAITLAAVLSVIAIVGKIVGRGFGAWITAWGRGRDFLFTRENFWMSLQMGIGSVPRTEVALVNLMVAIHGGAIPSTDAPKFIAATLIFITVSVLITPPLLKWAFKAEIEKAKAEKAAQKVGRIQETKEKIKELKGSE
- a CDS encoding chloride channel protein; translation: MATSNGRYIKKWATVLGFSLMAGVVGGLGAVLFRVLIAWTHDFFFGKILPVVSYQVGELNLGYALLPALGALIVAFIIVEFPDIRGNGIPEVIEAVIFKGGNIPGRFAVAKIVATAITIGSGGSVGREGPIGFIGAALTSILARWFNLSKEMKKLLVTCGLAAGIAGTFNTPLAGAMFALEVVYMGAFSVNLVPIFISSVTGNAITLAILKRAFEVEIPGNLGHTLLELPFFFLLGIILGVLAAFYARFIYRVFNAFEDLRINPLLKPVIGGLGVGFLGMFFPTYGIFGIGYEGMELAFYGKLTLGLLLTLGVVKMLATALTVGSGNSGGVFAPSLYIGTMFGVAFGILVGMAFPSLAPNLTVYALAGMAAFFSGMTQAPITQILMVTELTRSYAVLPAVMTSATMGFLTARFFLNGESIYTLKLLRKGYRVRTGRPVVLETISVGEIMSRDPVYVTKDMTLFDVEHLIGETAHDCFPVVDENLNVVGIIGIKDILKKPSSVKRLKVERFLNRAYAVTYPTETAEAAFEKLMAYDQNLLPVVESPTNRRLVGVVTKRDIYRAYYRGLEGMYID
- a CDS encoding TIGR00375 family protein, yielding MIVDADLHIHSRYSKAVSKAMTIPNLAENARFKGLEMVGTGDILNPNWEKELLKYTKKVDEGTYERNGIRFLLTTEVEDTRRVHHVLIFPNIETVREMRERLKPYSSDIESEGRPHLTLSAAEIADIANELDVLIGPAHAFTPWTSLYKEYDSLKEAYNGAKIHFLELGLSADSEMADMIKAHHKLTYLSNSDAHSPMPHRLGREFNRFEVNEATFEEIRKAILKRGRKIVLNAGLDPRLGKYHLTACSRCYTKYSLEEAKAFRWKCPKCGGRIKKGVRDRILELADTTERPKDRPPYLHLAPLAEIIAMVLGKGVETKAVRLVWERFLREFGSEIRVLVDVPVEELAKVHEEVAKAVWAYRKGKLIVISGGGGKYGEIKLPDEVRNARIEDLETIEVEVPNVEEKPKQRSITEFLRKSNK
- a CDS encoding AbrB/MazE/SpoVT family DNA-binding domain-containing protein, with amino-acid sequence MEVVKVSSKGQIVIPKSLREKLGIKEGEYLLIFSRGDVIVMKKLNIDVEEILKEGEEAAKSLGVSEEDVAKAVRKVRYGE
- a CDS encoding putative toxin-antitoxin system toxin component, PIN family, whose translation is MRVLLDTNVLISAYFWHGNERRLLWECLVGLHENVISDYIEDEIRRVLTGKFGISPDKVDRYLLLLEEFSIKVQTGKIPPISRDPKDNPIIAAAVSGKVEALVTGDKDLLSLRDGEKLFCHMGFCFMVLTPSEAISCGSQK